A region of Notolabrus celidotus isolate fNotCel1 chromosome 4, fNotCel1.pri, whole genome shotgun sequence DNA encodes the following proteins:
- the mcfd2 gene encoding multiple coagulation factor deficiency protein 2, with amino-acid sequence MRSSRCRLQWGGLLLLLLLSCCVSVLSQVDPQQQQQTIVESAAHVTGHGHSRLDKNMVHDKDHIIEHLEGVIDKPEKDMSPQELQLHYFKMHDYDGNNLLDGLELATAITHVHKEERGENFQPMKEEDLISLIDEVLKDDDKNNDGYIDYAEFAKSLE; translated from the exons ATGAGGAGCAGCAGGTGCAGGTTACAGTGGGGAGGtttgctcctcctccttcttctctcctgctgtgtgtctgttctCTCTCAGGTGGATccccaacagcagcagcagacgatTGTGGAGTCTGCAGCTCATGTCACAGGTCACGGTCATAGTCGCCTCGACAAAAACATGGTCCATGACAAAGA TCACATCATCGAGCATTTAGAGGGAGTGATCGACAAACCAGAGAAAGACATGTCCCCCCAGGAGCTCCAGCTGCACTACTTCAAGATGCATGATTACGATGGAAATAACCTGCTTGATGGGCTGGAGCTGGCCACTGCtatcacacatgtacacaaagaG GAGCGAGGAGAGAACTTCCAGCCGATGAAGGAGGAGGATCTGATCAGCCTGATCGATGAGGTTCTGAAGGACGACGACAAAAACAATGACGGTTACATCGATTACGCAGAGTTCGCTAAATCTCTGGAGTGA